GATATTGCCGTCGGCGTCGGCCTGCCAGATTTCCAGCAGGGCATCCGGAATGGTGTCTCCGGCGCCGTCGGTCACGGTGCCCTGGAGGCGGACGCTGCCGGGCATGCCCGGGGACAGCAGCTGGTTGTCCTTCTCGAAGGGGAGGGCGTAGCCGTAGAACGGGCCGATGGTTTGCCCGGGCGTGGCGGTTAGCTTCTGCTCGTTCATTACTCTGCGTCCTCGTCTTCCATCCAGGTGCGGTTGCTGCCGGTGAGCACGATGTCCCAGTTGTAGCCGGTGGCCCACTCATGCGAGGTGATGTTGTGGTCGTACGTGGCCACGAGGCGGTCGCGCGCCTTGGAGTCCGTAATCGACTGGTAGATCGGATCCAGCGCGAAAAGCGGATCCCCGGGGAAGTACATCTGGGTGATCATGCGCTGGGTGAAGTCGGTGCCGAAGAGTGAGAAGTGGATGTGCGCCGGCCGCCAGGCGTTGTAGTGGTTCTTCCACGGGTACGGACCGGGCTTGATGGTGGTGAACTCGTAGGAACCGTCGTCGGTGGTGATGCAGCGGCCGACGCCGGTGAAGTTCGGGTCCAGCGGGGCCGGGTGCTGGTCGCGCTTGTGGATGTAGCGGCCGGCGGAGTTGGCCTGCCAGATTTCCACCAGCTGGTTGCGGACGGGGTGCCCGTCGCCGTCGAGGATGCGTCCGCGGACGATGATCCGCTCCCCCATCGGTTCGCCGTTGTGCTGGATGGTCAGATCGCTCTCGAGCGCGTGGACGTCCTGGTGGCCGAATGCCGGGGACCACAGCTCGATGGTTTCGGGGTCCACGTGGTGCGGATCCTTGGTGGGGTGGCGCAGGAGCGAACTGCGGTAGGGAGTGAAATCGATGCGGGGCTGGGTTTCCTCTGCGGCGCCGTCGTCCACCCCCTTGGAGTACTCGGCGTGGACCGCGGCGATTTCAGCGGAGATCTGGTCCTGTGAGGCCTCGGCTGCGTCCAGCTTCTCGATGACATGGCTGTTCGAGAAAAGGTTCTCTTCCATTTCCATGGGTTTTCCTTTCAATGAAGCGCACCCTTGCGCTCCGGCTTTCCAAGCATCCACGTGGTCGAGACCACGTTACACCGCCTGTTCGTTGGATGTACAGATGTTCGTTATGCGAACGCTAGTCGTGCGGCCAGCCCGTGTAGGCCTCGGCCAGGTAGGCGCTGCCGTGCCGGGAGGAGACGACGCCGCTGAGCTCTCCCAGCGCACGCTTGCGTTCGAAGGGGCTGGCGTCCGCCCGGGTGTGCAGCATCGACGTCATCCAATAGGAGAAGTTCTGCGCGCGCCAGACCCGCTCGAGTGCCTTGTCACTGTACCCGTCCAGCAGGTCAGGGGACTTGGTGGCGTAGAACGAGTCAATGGCCTCGAACAGTACCTTCACGTCGGCCAGGGCAAGGTTGAGGCCCTTGGCGCCGGTGGGCGGAACCGTGTGTCCGGCGTCGCCCGCCAGGAACAGGTTGCCGTACCGCAGGGGTTCACACACATAGCTGCGGAACTTCAGGACGGTCTTTTCGAAGATGGGGCCCCGCGTCAGCTCGAAGCCGTCCGGGCCGTCCACCCGCGCCTGGAGTTCGTCCCAGATGCGGTCCTCGCTCCACGCATCCGCGTCCTCGTTCGGATCACACTGGAAGTACATCCGCTGGACGGAGTCGTTGCGCTGGCTGATCAGGGCAAAGCCGCGGTCGGAATTGGCATAGATCAGTTCCGGGGCACTGGGTGCGGCCTTGGTGAGGATGCCGAACCAGGCGAAGGGGTATTCGATGAAGTTATCCGTGCGCGCTTCCTTGGGGATGGAGCGCTTGCAGATTCCGCCGGAGCCGTCGGAGCCCACCAGGATTTCACAATGGATTTCAAAGTCCCGGCCGTCGCTGTCTGTGAACAGGATTTTGGGGGTTTCCGTCGCCAGGTCCGCGACGGATGTTTCGCTGACTCCGTAGCGGACATCGCCGTGGTCCCGTTCCCGGGCGGCGGCCAGGTCCGTGAAGACCTCGTTCTGCGGGTACAGCCACACGGACTCCCCCACCAGGTCTTCAAAATCGATCCGGTGGCTCTCACCGCCGAAGCGCAGGTCGATGCCCTCGTGGCGGTACCCCTCCGTAAGCACCCGGTTGCTTACCCCGGTGTCGGTCAGCATGCGGACACTTCCATGCTCCAGGATGCCGGCCCGGTGGGTGGTGCGGATGGTCTCGCGGTCCCGCTTCTCCACCACGATATTGTCGATGCCGGACTTCGACAGCAGGTGCGAAAGCATCAGTCCGGCAGGGCCGCCGCCCACAATGCCGACCTGCGTCTTGAGGATAGTGCGCTCTGCACCCATCTATTACTCCCTTGAAAACTTTGTAGCGGACACTACCTCCCAGTGTGACTGCCGGCACACGGGGAGCAGCAAAGTGATTCTCATTGAATGGGAAATCGGTGGGTATCCGGCGCCGCGGATAGTCAGGGCGCGGTTCACGGGTCCGGTTTAGGGACCGGTTTGCCGTCCGGGGGCGGGCAGTGGCTCCGGCTCCGCGGGAAGCTCCGAGGCCAGCAGCGCACCCCGCCGGGGCACCCCTATCAGCAGCAGGAACACGCACTGGCCCAATGCCACGGCCACGGCCAGCCAAAGGGTCGGCACAGCACCGATCCAGCCCAGCAGCACCGCTCCGAGGACACCGCCCAGCACAACGGAGCCCTGGGTGAGGGTGCGACGGGTGGACGAAACGCGGGCCAGAAGGTCATCCGGGATCAGTGCAGTGGTCAGGGCCGAGCTGTTCACCATCATCAGGCCAAGAGCGAGGCCGAAAAGGGTGAACGATACCCCGATGCTCAGCACCGCGAGATGCGGCCACAGTGCAGTGAGCGGCACGAGCGCGAAGTTCAGCGGCATCATCAGCGCTGCCAGCAGCATGGCGCGGAGCGGGCCGATCGCCTTCCCAATACGCGGGGCCAGCACCGCACCGACGATTCCGCCGACGGCGCTGACGGACCAGATGGCACCGAAGAGCGCCGGGTCCATTGCCAGATCGTGAAGGATGAACCAGGACTCGGCAGCCTGGTAGAGACCGGCGGCGAAGTTGTTGGTAGTGGTAGTCATGATCAGTGCCAGCAGAACGCGATGGCCGGCGATGAACCTGACCCCCGTCGCGACGGCTTCCCGGATGCCCGGCCGATCCGTCTTCGGCGGGGCCGGGTTGTCCGGGGGCAGCCGGGCCAGTCCCGCGGCGGCGACCAGCTGTGTGGCTGCGCTTACGGCAAGCACGGCCGGCGCCGGGAGAAGCCGCACCAGTATCCCGCCGGCCGCCGGACCGGCCAGGGACACCACCTGCTCGGAGGCCATCAGCGAAGATGCGGCATCGGCGATCCGGTGCCGTCCCACCAGCCTCGGCAATACCGAGGTATGGGCGGCCATAAAGAACACGTCGGCAATCCCGACCACCAGGATCACGAGCAGCAGCTGCCATGCCTCCAGCCAGCCCAGGAAGAACGACGCAACGGCCCAGGCATAGGCTGCTGCACGGACCCAGGTCATGGCGAGCATGGTCCGCCGCTGCCCCCACCGGTCAACAGCCACCCCTGCCACCAGCCCGAAGAGCAGCGGCCCGGCGCTGCTTAGGGGTGCGGCCAGCCCGGCTTGGAACGGCGTAGCGCCGAGCACGGAGATCATTCCCACAGACACGGCAAACACGGCGACATCACGGCCGGCGTGCACCGCAGTGGTAGCCAGCCACAGGCCGCGGAAAGCAGGCAGCGCCCAGACGCCCGCCCCTGATTTTGCCACTCTGTCCCCCGTTGTGCCGCTCCGTTTGGTGCCGGCACGGAAGTGCCGGAGAAGGTCCCGGCAGGATGTGCTGCCGGCCCGGCACTACTATTACCCGGAAGTCCGCCGCCGGCCTGCAGCGCCACGCGGCACGGCCGGTTCCGGCCATGCCCGGCCGGTGGGTCAGCGCTGGTAGTGGGGTCCTGCGGCCTCTGCCCGGACGCCCAGGCCGCGGGAGATTCCGCGGGCAGCAGTCATCAGCGCCGGGATGGTCGAAGAGATGTGTTCGCTGCCGGTGGGCACCACGACTCCGATCGCGGCCACGGCCGTGCCGCCCGGGCCGAAGACGGGCACGGCTATTCCCGTGGTGTCCGGAACGACGGCGCCGGGCAGGCTTGCGCTGCCTTCCAGGCGCATTTTTGCCCAGGAAGAACGCAGCCGCTTTTCCTCGGAGGCATCCGGGTTCTGCTGCGCCAGGTACTCCTCCTGTACGTGCCGCGGCGAGTGGGCCATCATCACCATCCCCGATGAGGAGACGTGGACAGGGAGCCGGCCGGCGACCTTCGCGTGGTTCAGCACCGATCCGTGGCTGGAGAGGCGTTCGATGAACAGCACCTCATCCTGGCGCAGCACGGACAGCTGGGTGTGCTGCCGAACCACTGCCTGGATGTCTTCCATAAACGGCATGGCAATCTGTTTGAGGCCGAGGGCGGCGGAGCTGCGGTTGGCCAGTTCCCACAGGCGAAGGCCCAGACGGACGCCGCCGTCGGCCTCCCGCTGCAGGAAGCCGTGCCCCATCAATTCGTTCACGATCCGGTGCGCGGTGGACAGCGGCAGCCCGGCGCGGCGGGCCAGCATGGCGATGGGCATGGCCTGGTGGGTTTCGTCGAAGGCACTGATGACCCGCACGATCCGGCTGGTCATGGACTCGCCGCTCGGGGAATTGGCCATTGTTTAAGTCTCGCACAGCCAATATCCGGCACGGCGACTATCCCGGCCTAGCCGTTAAACGCGGCAGGTCCCGCACCCTGGGGGTGCGGGACCTGCCGTTGACGCTGCGCACTACATGCGGCGCCGGTTGCCTTGGTTAGCGGAAGTCGCTGCCCATGTCGTAGTCATCCAGCGGGATGGCGTGGAACTCAGGGCTCAGGCCGCCGTCAACGCCGGCGTAGTCGAAGTCGCTGAAGGCGCTCGGGCCGGTGAAGAGATTGGCCTTTGCTTCTTCGGTCGGCTCGACAGTGACCTCGGTGTAACGGGGCAGGCCCGTTCCGGCCGGGATCAGCTTACCGATGATGACGTTCTCCTTGAGGCCGAGCAGCGGATCGCTCTTGCCTTCCATGGCAGCCTGCGTCAGGACGCGGGTTGTCTCCTGGAAGGAAGCTGCGGACAGCCAGGACTCGGTGGCCAGGGAGGCCTTGGTGATACCCATGAGTTCCGGACGGCCCGAAGCAGGCTTCTTGCCTTCCGAAACGACGCGGCGGTTCTCGCTTTCGAAGCGGCGGCGTTCGGTCAGCTCACCCGGGAGCAGATCGGAATCGCCGGACTCGATCACGGTTACGCGGCGCAGCATCTGGCGGACAATAACCTCGACGTGCTTGTCGTGGATGCCCACACCCTGGCTGCGGTACACGCGCTGGACTTCGTCCACCAGGAATTCCTGTGCCTTGCGCGGGCCGAGGATACGGAGGATCTGCTTGGGATCCACCGCACCGAAGACCAGCTGCTGGCCAACCTCTACGTGGTCGCCGTCGGCAACCAGCAGGCGGGCACGGCGCAGGACCGGGTACGCGATTTCCTCGGAGCCGTCGTCGGGAGTGACAACCAGACGCATCTGGCGGTCGGTCTCTTCCAGCGTGACCCGACCCGCGGTCTCGGAGATCGGAGCAACACCCTTAGGCGTACGTGCTTCGAAGAGCTCCTGGATACGGGGCAGACCCTGGGTGATGTCCTCAGCGGAAGCAACACCACCGGTGTGGAAGGTACGCATGGTCAGCTGGGTACCCGGCTCACCAATGGACTGTGCGGCAATGATGCCCACGGCCTCGCCGATGTCCACGGTCTTACCCGTGGCCAGGGAGCGGCCGTAGCAAAGTGCACAGGTACCGACGGCGGACTCACAGGTGAGTACGGAGCGGACCTTGATGTCGGTGACGCCGGCTTCGAACAGCTTGGCGATGAGGACGTCGCCCACATCGTCGCCGCCCTTGGCCAGGACGTTGCCCTGTGCATCGGTGACGTCGGTGGCCAGCGTACGGGCGTACGCCGAGTTCTCGACCTCTTCGTGCAGCTGCAGTTCACCGTTGGAGTCCGGAACCGCGATGGTTACGTTCAGGCCGCGCTCGGTGCCGCAGTCTTCCTCGCGGACAATGACGTCCTGGGAAACGTCCACCAGACGACGGGTCAGGTAACCCGAGTTGGCGGTACGCAGAGCGGTATCGGCGAGACCCTTACGGGCACCGTGGGTGGCGATGAAGTATTCCAGCACCGACAGGCCCTCACGGTAGGAGGACTTGATCGGGCGCGGGATGATCTCGCCCTTAGGGTTGGCCACCAGGCCACGGATACCGGCAATCTGGCGGACCTGCAGCCAGTTACCACGGGCACCGGAGGACACCATGCGGTTGATGTTGTTGAACTCGGGCATGTTCGCCCGCATTGCAGCAGCAACCTCGTTGGTGGCCTTGTTCCAGATGTCGATCAGTTCCTGGCGGCGCTCGTCTTCAGCGATCAGGCCCTTGCCGTACTGGCTTTCAACCTTGGCAGCCTGCGCTTCGTAGCCTTCCATAATGGCGGGCTTGTCGATCGGAGCCGCGATATCGGAGATGGCAACGGTAACGCCCGAGCGGGTGGCCCAGTAGAAACCGGCGTCCTTCAGGTTGTCCAGCGTTGCAGCCGTGACGACCTTCGGGTAGCGCTCAGCCAGATCGTTGACGATCGCGGAGAGCTGGCCCTTATCGGCAACTTCCTTCACCCACGGGTAGTCCGCGGGCAGCGTCTGGTTGAAGATGACCTGGCCGAGGGAGGTTTCGATGAGGGCAGGAGTGCCCTCTTCCCAACCTTCCGGTGCCGGCTGGCCTGCGCTGGGGACGAAGCCGTCCACGCGCATCTTCACCAGTGCGTTCAGGTGCAGCTCGCCCATGTCGAAGGCCATGATGGCTTCGGCCATGGAACCGAACACGCGGCCTTCACCGGCAGCACCGTTCCGCTTCGTGGTCAGGTGGTGCAGGCCGATGATCATATCCTGCGAGGGCAGGGTGACCGGGCGGCCGTCGGACGGCTTCAGGATGTTGTTCGAGGACAGCATCAGGATGCGTGCTTCAGCCTGGGCTTCGGGGCTCAGCGGCAGGTGGACTGCCATCTGGTCGCCGTCGAAGTCAGCGTTGAAGGCGCCGCAGACCAGCGGGTGCAGCTGAAGGGCCTTACCTTCAACGAGCTGCGGCTCGAAGGCCTGGATGCCGAGGCGGTGCAGGGTGGGTGCACGGTTGAGCAGCACCGGGTGTTCGGTGATGATCTCTTCCAGTACGTCCCAGACCTGCGGACGGAAACGCTCGACCATGCGCTTGGCGCTCTTGATGTTCTGGGCGTGGTTGAGGTCAACCAGGCGCTTCATCACGAACGGCTTGAAGAGCTCCAGTGCCATCTGCTTCGGCAGGCCGCACTGGTGCAGCTTCAGCTGCGGGCCAACGACGATAACGGAACGGCCGGAGTAGTCAACGCGCTTACCCAGCAGGTTCTGGCGGAAGCGGCCCTGCTTGCCCTTGAGCATGTCGGACAGCGACTTCAGCGGACGGTTGCCCGGTCCGGTGACCGGACGGCCGCGGCGGCCGTTGTCGAACAGGGAGTCAACAGCTTCCTGGAGCATCCGCTTTTCGTTGTTCACGATGATCTCGGGGGCACCGAGATCCAGCAGGCGCTTCAGGCGGTTGTTGCGGTTGATCACGCGGCGGTACAGGTCGTTAAGGTCCGACGTCGCGAAGCGGCCGCCGTCGAGCTGGACCATCGGGCGCAGTTCCGGCGGGATAACCGGAACGGCGTCCAGGACCATGCCCAGCGGGCTGTTCGTGGTGGTCAGGAACGCGTTGACAACCTTCAGGCGCTTCAGGGCACGCGTCTTGCGCTGGCCCTTGCCGTTCTGGATGATGTCGCGCAGGTTCTCGGACTCGGCCTGCATGTCGAAGTCTTCAAGACGCTTCTTGATGGCTTCGGCACCCATGGAGCCTTCGAAGTACAGACCGTAACGGTCACGCAGTTCGCGGTAGAGGCCTTCGTCGCCCTCCAGGTCGCCGACCTTGAGGTTCTTGAACCGGTCCCAGACCTGCTCGAGGCGCTCGATGTTGTTGTCGGCGTCGCGGCGGACCTTGGCCATCTGGCGGTCGGCGGAGTCGCGTGCCTTCTTCTTATCGGCAGCCTTGGCGCCTTCGCCCTCGAGGCGGGCAAGCTCGCCTTCCAGGTCCTTGGCGATCGCGGCAATGTCGGAGTCGCGCTGGTCGACGAGGTGCTTGCGCTCCACGTCGTGCTCGGCCTGCAGGTTCGGCAGTTCCGCGTGGCGGTTCTCTTCGTCCACCGAGGTGATCATATAGGCAGCGAAGTAGATGACCTTCTCAAGGTCCTTCGGTGCCAGGTCCAGCAGGTAGCCCAGGCGGGACGGAACACCCTTGAAGTACCAGATGTGGGTGACCGGAGCGGCGAGCTCAATGTGGCCCATGCGTTCGCGGCGCACCTTGGCACGGGTGACCTCGACGCCGCAGCGCTCACAGATGATGCCCTTGAAGCGGACGCGCTTGTACTTACCGCAGTAGCATTCCCAGTCGCGGGAAGGACCGAAGATCTTTTCGCAGAAAAGACCGTCCTTCTCCGGCTTCAGGGTTCGGTAGTTGATGGTTTCCGGCTTCTTGACTTCGCCGTATGACCAGCCGCGGATTTCATCCGCGGTGGCAAGGCCGATTCGCATGAGGCCGAACGTGGAATCGTTGGACATGGGTCCCTGTTCTCTCTTGTTCTCTAAATCTGAATGTCTCGGGGTACGGAAAGAGCTCTAGGTGACCATCCCACTGGCGCCAGGCGGTCCGGGTTAGGCGGCTTTAATATTCCGTTGCGAGCTCTGCGAGCCGCGGAATTTCGTTGCCGCCGTTCCGGACCGTCCCGGCGCCAGCCGGGACGGTGATACTGCTAAACCTCTTCGACGGAGCTGGGCTCTGCGCGGGACAGATCGATACCCAGTTCCTCCGCGGCCCGGAAGACTTCTTCATCCGAGTCACGCATTTCAATCGTGTTGCCTTCGGTGGAGAGGACTTCCACATTCAGGCAGAGCGACTGCATTTCCTTGATCAGGACCTTGAACGATTCCGGAACGCCGGGCTCCGGGATGTTCTCACCCTTGACGATGGCTTCGTAGACCTTCACGCGGCCATGGATGTCATCGGACTTGATCGTGAGCAGTTCCTGCAGCGTGTAGGCGGCGCCGTACGCTTCCAGGGCCCAGACTTCCATTTCACCGAAGCGCTGTCCGCCGAACTGTGCCTTACCACCCAGCGGCTGCTGCGTGATCATGGAGTACGGACCGGTGGAGCGTGCGTGGATCTTGTCGTCCACCAGGTGGTGCAGCTTCAGGATGTACATGTAGCCGACCGAGATCGGGTCCGGGAACGGCTGGCCGGAGCGGCCGTCGTACATCCGGGCCTTGCCCGATGCACCGATCAGGCGGTTGCCGTCACGGGTCACGTTGGTGGAGTCGAGCAGGTTGGTGATCTCGTCCTCGCTGGCGCCGTCGAACACCGGGGTGGCGACAGTGGTGGGACCGGTCTCACGGGGCAGGTTCGGCAGGTCCTTGACCCAGTCCGGCTCGCCTTCGATCTTCCAGCCCTGCTTGGCAGCCCAGCCCAGGTGGATTTCCAGGACCTGTCCGACGTTCATTCGGCCCGGAACACCCAGCGGGTTCAGGATGATGTCGACGGGGGTTCCGTCTTCCATGAACGGCATGTCTTCGATCGGGAGGATCTTGGAGATGACGCCCTTGTTGCCGTGGCGGCCGGCCAGCTTGTCACCGTCGGTGATCTTGCGCTTGTGGGCCACGTAGACGCGGACCAGCTGGTTGACGCCCGGGGGCAGCTCGTCGTCGTTGTCACGGTCGAAGATGCGGACGCCGATGACGGTGCCGGACTCGCCGTGGGGCACCTTCAGGGACGTGTCGCGGACTTCGCGGCTCTTCTCGCCGAAGATTGCGCGCAGCAGGCGCTCCTCCGGGGTCAGTTCCGTTTCGCCCTTCGGGGTGACGCGGCCAACCAGGATGTCGCCGGCTTCAACCTCGGCACCGATGTGGATGATGCCGCGCTCGTCGAGCTGCGAGAGCACCTCTTCGGAGACGTTGGGGATGTCGCGGGTGATTTCCTCGGCACCAAGCTTGGTGTCGCGGGCGTCAACCTCGTGCTCCTCAATGTGGATGGAGGTCAGGACATCGTCGGAGACCATGCGCTGGGACAGGATGATGGCATCTTCGTAGTTGTGGCCTTCCCATGACATGAATGCCACGAGCAGGTTCTTACCAAGGGCCAGTTCACCCTGGTCCGTTGCGGGACCGTCGGCGATGATGCTGTTGACCTCAACCCGGGCACCTTCGGAGACCAGCACGCGCTGGTTGTAGGCGTTGCCCTGGTTGGAGCGCTCGAACTTCATGATCGGGTAGCTGGTCTCGGTGCCGTCGTCGTTCATGACGGTGACGAGGTCAGCGGAAACCTCGGTGACAACACCGGGTTTCTTGGCGGTCACGGAGTCGCCGGCGTCAACGGCGGTGTACTTCTCCATGCCGGTGCCCACGACGGGACGCTCGGAACGGAGCAGCGGCACAGCCTGGCGCTGCATGTTCGCACCCATAAGGGCGCGGTTGGCATCGTCATGCTCGAGGAACGGAATCAGGGCCGTAGCCACCGACACCATCTGGCGCGGGGAGACGTCCATGTACTCGACCTCGTTGGGCTCAACGAGGACGGGCTCACCGGAGCCGCCGCGGGCACGGACAAGGACGAGGTCCTCGGCGAAGTGCTGGTCGGCGCGCAGCGGAGCGTTTGCCTGGGCAATGGTGCGCTCAACTTCGTCATCGGCGGTCAGGTAGTCAACCTTGTCGGTGACTACGCCTTCCTCGACCTTGCGGTACGGGGTTTCGATGAAGCCGAACGCGTTGATGCGGCCGTAGGAAGCCAGCGAACCGATCAGGCCGATGTTCGGGCCTTCAGGGGTTTCGATGGGGCACATACGTCCGTAGTGGGACGGGTGCACATCTCGGACTTCCATGCCTGCGCGGTCACGGGACAAACCGCCCGGGCCCAGCGCGGACAGGCGGCGCTTGTGCGTCAGGCCGGCAAGCGGGTTGTTCTGGTCCATGAACTGCGAGAGCTGGGAGGTTCCGAAGAACTCCTTGATTGCAGCAACAACGGGACGG
This genomic stretch from Arthrobacter sp. zg-Y1110 harbors:
- the pcaH gene encoding protocatechuate 3,4-dioxygenase subunit beta — translated: MEMEENLFSNSHVIEKLDAAEASQDQISAEIAAVHAEYSKGVDDGAAEETQPRIDFTPYRSSLLRHPTKDPHHVDPETIELWSPAFGHQDVHALESDLTIQHNGEPMGERIIVRGRILDGDGHPVRNQLVEIWQANSAGRYIHKRDQHPAPLDPNFTGVGRCITTDDGSYEFTTIKPGPYPWKNHYNAWRPAHIHFSLFGTDFTQRMITQMYFPGDPLFALDPIYQSITDSKARDRLVATYDHNITSHEWATGYNWDIVLTGSNRTWMEDEDAE
- a CDS encoding 4-hydroxybenzoate 3-monooxygenase, whose amino-acid sequence is MGAERTILKTQVGIVGGGPAGLMLSHLLSKSGIDNIVVEKRDRETIRTTHRAGILEHGSVRMLTDTGVSNRVLTEGYRHEGIDLRFGGESHRIDFEDLVGESVWLYPQNEVFTDLAAARERDHGDVRYGVSETSVADLATETPKILFTDSDGRDFEIHCEILVGSDGSGGICKRSIPKEARTDNFIEYPFAWFGILTKAAPSAPELIYANSDRGFALISQRNDSVQRMYFQCDPNEDADAWSEDRIWDELQARVDGPDGFELTRGPIFEKTVLKFRSYVCEPLRYGNLFLAGDAGHTVPPTGAKGLNLALADVKVLFEAIDSFYATKSPDLLDGYSDKALERVWRAQNFSYWMTSMLHTRADASPFERKRALGELSGVVSSRHGSAYLAEAYTGWPHD
- a CDS encoding MFS transporter, yielding MAKSGAGVWALPAFRGLWLATTAVHAGRDVAVFAVSVGMISVLGATPFQAGLAAPLSSAGPLLFGLVAGVAVDRWGQRRTMLAMTWVRAAAYAWAVASFFLGWLEAWQLLLVILVVGIADVFFMAAHTSVLPRLVGRHRIADAASSLMASEQVVSLAGPAAGGILVRLLPAPAVLAVSAATQLVAAAGLARLPPDNPAPPKTDRPGIREAVATGVRFIAGHRVLLALIMTTTTNNFAAGLYQAAESWFILHDLAMDPALFGAIWSVSAVGGIVGAVLAPRIGKAIGPLRAMLLAALMMPLNFALVPLTALWPHLAVLSIGVSFTLFGLALGLMMVNSSALTTALIPDDLLARVSSTRRTLTQGSVVLGGVLGAVLLGWIGAVPTLWLAVAVALGQCVFLLLIGVPRRGALLASELPAEPEPLPAPGRQTGP
- a CDS encoding IclR family transcriptional regulator — translated: MANSPSGESMTSRIVRVISAFDETHQAMPIAMLARRAGLPLSTAHRIVNELMGHGFLQREADGGVRLGLRLWELANRSSAALGLKQIAMPFMEDIQAVVRQHTQLSVLRQDEVLFIERLSSHGSVLNHAKVAGRLPVHVSSSGMVMMAHSPRHVQEEYLAQQNPDASEEKRLRSSWAKMRLEGSASLPGAVVPDTTGIAVPVFGPGGTAVAAIGVVVPTGSEHISSTIPALMTAARGISRGLGVRAEAAGPHYQR
- a CDS encoding DNA-directed RNA polymerase subunit beta'; the encoded protein is MSNDSTFGLMRIGLATADEIRGWSYGEVKKPETINYRTLKPEKDGLFCEKIFGPSRDWECYCGKYKRVRFKGIICERCGVEVTRAKVRRERMGHIELAAPVTHIWYFKGVPSRLGYLLDLAPKDLEKVIYFAAYMITSVDEENRHAELPNLQAEHDVERKHLVDQRDSDIAAIAKDLEGELARLEGEGAKAADKKKARDSADRQMAKVRRDADNNIERLEQVWDRFKNLKVGDLEGDEGLYRELRDRYGLYFEGSMGAEAIKKRLEDFDMQAESENLRDIIQNGKGQRKTRALKRLKVVNAFLTTTNSPLGMVLDAVPVIPPELRPMVQLDGGRFATSDLNDLYRRVINRNNRLKRLLDLGAPEIIVNNEKRMLQEAVDSLFDNGRRGRPVTGPGNRPLKSLSDMLKGKQGRFRQNLLGKRVDYSGRSVIVVGPQLKLHQCGLPKQMALELFKPFVMKRLVDLNHAQNIKSAKRMVERFRPQVWDVLEEIITEHPVLLNRAPTLHRLGIQAFEPQLVEGKALQLHPLVCGAFNADFDGDQMAVHLPLSPEAQAEARILMLSSNNILKPSDGRPVTLPSQDMIIGLHHLTTKRNGAAGEGRVFGSMAEAIMAFDMGELHLNALVKMRVDGFVPSAGQPAPEGWEEGTPALIETSLGQVIFNQTLPADYPWVKEVADKGQLSAIVNDLAERYPKVVTAATLDNLKDAGFYWATRSGVTVAISDIAAPIDKPAIMEGYEAQAAKVESQYGKGLIAEDERRQELIDIWNKATNEVAAAMRANMPEFNNINRMVSSGARGNWLQVRQIAGIRGLVANPKGEIIPRPIKSSYREGLSVLEYFIATHGARKGLADTALRTANSGYLTRRLVDVSQDVIVREEDCGTERGLNVTIAVPDSNGELQLHEEVENSAYARTLATDVTDAQGNVLAKGGDDVGDVLIAKLFEAGVTDIKVRSVLTCESAVGTCALCYGRSLATGKTVDIGEAVGIIAAQSIGEPGTQLTMRTFHTGGVASAEDITQGLPRIQELFEARTPKGVAPISETAGRVTLEETDRQMRLVVTPDDGSEEIAYPVLRRARLLVADGDHVEVGQQLVFGAVDPKQILRILGPRKAQEFLVDEVQRVYRSQGVGIHDKHVEVIVRQMLRRVTVIESGDSDLLPGELTERRRFESENRRVVSEGKKPASGRPELMGITKASLATESWLSAASFQETTRVLTQAAMEGKSDPLLGLKENVIIGKLIPAGTGLPRYTEVTVEPTEEAKANLFTGPSAFSDFDYAGVDGGLSPEFHAIPLDDYDMGSDFR
- the rpoB gene encoding DNA-directed RNA polymerase subunit beta, whose translation is MVASSTSNNETATNPENAASRISFAKIHEPLDVPNLLALQTDSFDWLVGNERWKARVEKARETGEQGIATTSGLADIFEEISPIEDFQGTMSLSFSEPEFADPKYTMAECKDRDATYSAPLYVKAEFMNNNTGEIKQQTVFMGDFPLMTNKGTFVINGTERVVVSQLVRSPGAYFERTADKTSDKDIYTAKIIPSRGAWFELEIDKRDQVGVRLDRKRKQSVTVLLKALGWTEGQILETFGEYDSIRATLEKDPTETREDALLDIYRKLRPGEPPTVEAAQTLLDNLYFNPKRYDLAKVGRYKINRKLGIDKPLTDSDASVLNNDDIVAMIKFLVALHAGEKTVPGKRNGDDVDIRVEVDDIDHFGNRRIRAVGELIENQIRTGLSRMERVVRERMTTQDVEAITPQTLINIRPVVAAIKEFFGTSQLSQFMDQNNPLAGLTHKRRLSALGPGGLSRDRAGMEVRDVHPSHYGRMCPIETPEGPNIGLIGSLASYGRINAFGFIETPYRKVEEGVVTDKVDYLTADDEVERTIAQANAPLRADQHFAEDLVLVRARGGSGEPVLVEPNEVEYMDVSPRQMVSVATALIPFLEHDDANRALMGANMQRQAVPLLRSERPVVGTGMEKYTAVDAGDSVTAKKPGVVTEVSADLVTVMNDDGTETSYPIMKFERSNQGNAYNQRVLVSEGARVEVNSIIADGPATDQGELALGKNLLVAFMSWEGHNYEDAIILSQRMVSDDVLTSIHIEEHEVDARDTKLGAEEITRDIPNVSEEVLSQLDERGIIHIGAEVEAGDILVGRVTPKGETELTPEERLLRAIFGEKSREVRDTSLKVPHGESGTVIGVRIFDRDNDDELPPGVNQLVRVYVAHKRKITDGDKLAGRHGNKGVISKILPIEDMPFMEDGTPVDIILNPLGVPGRMNVGQVLEIHLGWAAKQGWKIEGEPDWVKDLPNLPRETGPTTVATPVFDGASEDEITNLLDSTNVTRDGNRLIGASGKARMYDGRSGQPFPDPISVGYMYILKLHHLVDDKIHARSTGPYSMITQQPLGGKAQFGGQRFGEMEVWALEAYGAAYTLQELLTIKSDDIHGRVKVYEAIVKGENIPEPGVPESFKVLIKEMQSLCLNVEVLSTEGNTIEMRDSDEEVFRAAEELGIDLSRAEPSSVEEV